A genomic region of Mycolicibacterium poriferae contains the following coding sequences:
- the mhuD gene encoding mycobilin-forming heme oxygenase MhuD: MASQTPVVKINAIEVPPDAGPELEKRFAHRAHAVDNQPGFLGFQLLRPIKGEDRYFVVTQWESEEAFQAWATGPAIEAHAGERANPVAKGASLLEFEVVLDVAGTDTSA, encoded by the coding sequence ATGGCAAGCCAGACCCCCGTGGTGAAGATCAACGCAATCGAGGTCCCGCCCGACGCCGGCCCGGAGCTGGAGAAGCGGTTCGCCCACCGCGCCCACGCCGTCGACAATCAGCCCGGCTTCCTCGGCTTCCAGCTGCTGCGCCCGATCAAGGGTGAAGACCGCTACTTCGTCGTCACCCAGTGGGAGTCCGAGGAAGCTTTCCAGGCCTGGGCGACCGGGCCGGCCATCGAAGCACACGCCGGCGAACGGGCCAACCCCGTCGCCAAAGGTGCTTCGCTGCTGGAGTTCGAGGTTGTGCTCGACGTTGCCGGGACCGACACCTCGGCGTGA
- a CDS encoding helix-turn-helix domain-containing protein: MAIRSVSALVLDGLAVFEFGVICEVFGIDRSADGVPNFDFKVCGPEPGKPLRTSVGASLIPDHGLDDLVGADLVAIPAIGSAEYLPEALDAVRRAAASGSTILTVCSGAFVAGAAGLLDGRPCTTHWMHADQLQAMYPTAKVDRNVLFVDDGDLITSAGTAAGIDACLHLVRREMGSEITNTIARRMVVPPQRDGGQRQYIDQPIPVRCSERFAPHLDWILSNLDKPHTVTSLARRAHMSGRTFARRFVEETGRTPMQWVTDQRVLFARRLLEETTLDIDRIADQSGFGNATLLRHHFRRVIGVTPSDYRRRFACGAGRGVEDIGVEESAVTA, encoded by the coding sequence ATGGCGATAAGGAGCGTGTCGGCCCTCGTGCTGGACGGGCTGGCGGTCTTCGAGTTCGGCGTCATCTGCGAGGTGTTCGGCATCGACCGCTCTGCCGACGGCGTCCCCAATTTCGACTTCAAGGTGTGCGGACCCGAGCCGGGCAAGCCACTGCGGACCTCGGTCGGCGCGTCCCTCATTCCCGACCACGGTCTCGATGACCTGGTCGGCGCTGATCTCGTCGCCATCCCGGCGATCGGATCGGCCGAATACCTGCCCGAGGCGTTGGACGCCGTGCGCCGGGCAGCCGCCTCCGGGTCGACGATCCTGACGGTGTGTTCGGGTGCGTTCGTCGCAGGCGCGGCCGGGCTGCTGGACGGACGTCCGTGCACCACCCACTGGATGCACGCCGACCAGCTTCAGGCCATGTATCCGACCGCCAAGGTGGACCGCAACGTGCTCTTCGTCGACGACGGTGACCTGATCACCAGTGCCGGCACCGCCGCCGGCATCGACGCCTGCCTGCATCTGGTGCGCCGCGAGATGGGCAGCGAGATCACCAACACGATCGCTCGGCGCATGGTGGTGCCACCGCAGCGCGACGGCGGCCAGCGGCAGTACATCGACCAGCCCATCCCGGTCCGCTGCTCCGAACGGTTCGCGCCCCACCTGGACTGGATCCTGTCGAACCTGGACAAGCCGCACACCGTGACGTCGCTGGCCCGGCGTGCACACATGTCCGGGCGGACATTCGCGCGGCGGTTCGTCGAAGAGACCGGCCGCACCCCGATGCAGTGGGTGACCGATCAGCGGGTGCTGTTCGCCCGGCGTCTGCTCGAAGAGACGACGCTGGACATCGACCGGATCGCCGACCAGTCCGGATTCGGCAACGCGACGCTGCTGCGCCATCATTTCCGCCGGGTGATCGGTGTGACGCCCTCGGACTACCGCCGCCGCTTCGCGTGTGGCGCCGGCCGCGGTGTCGAAGACATCGGTGTCGAAGAAAGCGCCGTCACTGCCTGA
- a CDS encoding alpha/beta fold hydrolase: MDSPSDASTGTLLTSRGGQGRPLVLVHGLMGRGSTWSRQVPWLARHGEVFTYDALWHRGRGVDDPHPISTERFVADLADVVDALGRPAILIGHSMGALHSWCLAAQRPELVDAVVVEDMAPDFRGRTTGPWEPWLHALPVEFTAAEQVFHEFGPVAGQYFLEAFDRTPTGWRLHGETRRWIEIAAEWGTRDYWEQWRAVAVPTLLLEAGNSVAPAGQMRRMADTGPRTTYVHLPGAGHLVHDEAPGKYRDAVETFLTSFTQDA, translated from the coding sequence ATGGATTCCCCATCTGATGCCTCTACGGGCACGCTGCTGACGTCGCGGGGCGGGCAGGGCCGGCCGCTGGTCCTGGTGCACGGACTGATGGGACGGGGCAGCACCTGGTCGCGTCAGGTCCCGTGGCTGGCCCGCCACGGGGAGGTGTTCACCTACGACGCGCTCTGGCACCGCGGCCGCGGCGTCGACGACCCGCACCCCATCTCGACGGAGCGATTCGTCGCCGATCTGGCGGACGTCGTCGACGCGCTGGGACGTCCGGCGATCCTGATCGGACATTCGATGGGTGCGCTGCATTCATGGTGCCTGGCGGCGCAGCGCCCGGAGCTGGTGGATGCCGTGGTGGTCGAGGACATGGCGCCCGACTTCCGGGGCCGCACCACCGGGCCGTGGGAACCGTGGCTGCATGCGCTACCCGTGGAGTTCACCGCCGCCGAGCAGGTGTTCCACGAGTTCGGGCCGGTGGCCGGGCAGTACTTCCTGGAGGCGTTCGACCGCACACCGACCGGCTGGCGGCTGCATGGGGAGACCCGGCGCTGGATCGAGATCGCCGCCGAGTGGGGAACGCGGGACTACTGGGAGCAGTGGCGTGCGGTTGCGGTGCCGACGCTGCTGCTGGAGGCGGGCAACTCCGTCGCCCCGGCCGGGCAGATGCGCAGGATGGCCGATACGGGGCCTCGGACCACGTATGTGCACCTGCCCGGCGCGGGTCATCTCGTCCACGACGAGGCGCCGGGGAAATATCGGGATGCGGTCGAGACGTTTCTAACGTCGTTCACCCAGGACGCGTGA
- a CDS encoding serine hydrolase: protein MPGPTPRRDAAGVRRRARLTVALALVAALACACAGPRPASADGSYGAPIQINTPQGLRAKQTMDMLNSDWPIGEVGIRTLAAPDIVEHVGVTLDRMWWDRPFTVTDVDIGAGNATLDVVTSYGVGQTITLRTDDAGMVDRFNVTLVRPQIDDWADVDAELSSSGARYSYQVARVDDGRCTKVAGTNTDMSLPLASIFKLYVLLAVADAVKAGTLAWSDQLTITKEAKAVGSSGFDKAPPGTEVSVREAAQQMISASDNMATDLLIGRLGPGAIERALVAAGHHDPTSMTPFPTMHEMFSVGWGEPDLRDEWKKASPQGRAQLLQQTNTRPYQPDPERTHTPASAIGAEWYASAADICRLHAALQSAAVGAAAPVKDILSFVPGIDLDRTKWPYIGAKAGNLPGDLTFSWYAVDHTGQGWVVSLQSNWPEYRSQTAAAWLLSIAEQMFGLIET, encoded by the coding sequence TTGCCGGGACCGACACCTCGGCGTGACGCGGCCGGGGTCCGGCGCCGGGCGAGGCTGACGGTCGCGCTCGCCCTCGTCGCCGCCCTGGCCTGCGCGTGCGCCGGCCCCCGACCGGCCTCTGCCGACGGCAGCTACGGCGCACCCATCCAGATCAACACTCCGCAGGGTCTGCGTGCCAAGCAGACCATGGACATGCTCAACAGCGACTGGCCGATCGGCGAAGTCGGCATCCGCACGCTGGCCGCTCCGGACATCGTCGAACACGTCGGCGTCACCCTCGACAGAATGTGGTGGGACCGGCCGTTCACCGTCACCGACGTCGACATCGGCGCCGGCAACGCGACCCTGGACGTCGTCACGTCCTACGGGGTCGGCCAGACGATCACCCTGCGCACCGATGACGCCGGGATGGTCGACCGCTTCAACGTCACCCTCGTCCGGCCGCAGATCGACGACTGGGCCGACGTCGACGCCGAGCTGAGCAGTTCCGGAGCGCGGTACTCCTATCAGGTCGCCCGGGTCGACGACGGACGCTGCACCAAGGTGGCGGGCACCAACACCGACATGTCGCTGCCGCTGGCATCGATCTTCAAGCTCTACGTGCTGCTCGCCGTCGCCGACGCGGTGAAAGCCGGCACGCTGGCCTGGTCCGATCAGCTGACCATCACCAAGGAAGCGAAGGCGGTCGGCTCCTCGGGCTTCGACAAGGCGCCGCCGGGCACTGAAGTGAGCGTGCGCGAGGCGGCGCAGCAGATGATCTCGGCGAGCGACAACATGGCCACCGATCTGTTGATCGGCCGGCTCGGGCCGGGCGCCATCGAGCGCGCCCTGGTCGCCGCCGGGCACCACGACCCCACCAGCATGACGCCGTTCCCGACTATGCACGAGATGTTCTCGGTCGGCTGGGGCGAGCCTGACCTGCGCGACGAGTGGAAGAAGGCGTCACCGCAGGGACGGGCACAGCTGCTGCAGCAGACCAACACGCGCCCGTACCAACCCGACCCCGAACGCACCCACACCCCCGCCTCGGCCATCGGCGCCGAGTGGTATGCCAGCGCCGCCGACATCTGCCGGCTGCACGCCGCGCTGCAGAGCGCCGCCGTGGGTGCCGCAGCACCCGTCAAGGACATCCTGTCCTTCGTGCCCGGCATCGACCTCGATCGCACGAAATGGCCCTACATCGGCGCGAAGGCCGGCAACCTGCCCGGTGACCTCACGTTCAGCTGGTACGCCGTCGACCACACCGGTCAGGGCTGGGTGGTCAGCCTGCAGTCGAACTGGCCCGAATACCGCAGCCAGACCGCGGCCGCGTGGCTGCTGTCGATCGCCGAGCAGATGTTCGGCCTGATCGAAACCTAA
- a CDS encoding energy-coupling factor ABC transporter permease, translating into MHIAEGFLPPAHAVAWTIAAAPFVVHGAMQVVATVKRQPSAGPLLAAVGAFSFVMSAIKLPSVTGSSSHPTGTGLGTAIFRPPVMAFLGTIVLLFQALLLAHGGITTLGANAFSMAIAGPWAGFAVFFALRKAGVGVLPAVFALAFVADLFTYIVTSFQLALAFPSAEGGFGESFVEFMGVFAITQIPLAIVEGLITVVVVRVLMQVASSELLNLGFLKSKEVPVGADEEPRSSEPEEVQR; encoded by the coding sequence ATGCATATCGCAGAGGGGTTCTTACCCCCGGCCCACGCGGTGGCCTGGACCATCGCGGCGGCTCCCTTCGTCGTCCACGGCGCCATGCAGGTCGTGGCCACCGTCAAGCGACAACCGTCGGCGGGTCCGCTGCTGGCCGCGGTCGGGGCGTTCTCGTTCGTCATGTCGGCCATCAAGCTGCCGTCGGTGACGGGTTCGAGTTCACACCCCACCGGTACCGGGCTCGGCACCGCCATATTCCGGCCACCGGTCATGGCGTTCCTGGGCACCATCGTGCTGTTGTTCCAGGCTCTGCTGCTCGCCCACGGTGGCATCACCACGCTGGGCGCCAACGCGTTCTCCATGGCGATCGCCGGCCCCTGGGCGGGCTTCGCGGTGTTCTTCGCATTGCGCAAGGCCGGGGTCGGGGTGCTGCCGGCGGTATTCGCACTGGCCTTCGTCGCGGACCTCTTCACCTACATCGTCACCAGTTTCCAGCTGGCGCTGGCGTTCCCGTCCGCCGAGGGCGGCTTCGGGGAGAGCTTCGTCGAGTTCATGGGGGTCTTCGCGATCACCCAGATCCCGTTGGCGATCGTCGAGGGGCTCATCACTGTCGTCGTGGTCCGCGTGCTCATGCAGGTCGCCTCGTCCGAGCTGCTGAACCTCGGGTTCCTCAAGAGCAAGGAAGTCCCGGTCGGCGCCGACGAGGAGC